A region of the Kribbella sp. NBC_01245 genome:
ATGGCGACACTGACGCCTTTGTTCGGCTCGCGCACGGCCAGGCCCTCGGTCACCAGCATCGTCATCGCCTCGCGAACCGTGCTTCGGGCGACCCCTAGCGCGGCGGCCAGCGGCTGCTCGCGCAACGCCGTCCCCGGTGGCAGCTCGCCGTTGAACATCGCACGGCGGAGGGCGTCGACGACCCGGTCCACCGTGCTGGAGCGATCCACCCGCAGGCTCTCGTACATGCCCTGATTCTCCCTCTTGGGGTGACCAGTATCCCGCAAGCGCGGTCCGCTGGTGAGCTCCCTGTGGATAACCGGCGGCGCTACCTGTGGACAACGAAGATGCCGATGACCCACTAATCCGGCAATCTGTTCCCATGCGTCTGTGGCCGCCCCCTCTGCCCGCCGAGGCACCCAACGAGAGGCTTCGTCATGGGTGACAACAAGTTCCTGATGATCATGATCGGCATCATCACGATGGTGCTGCTGCCGTTCATCATCGTGATCGCGCTGATCCTCGGTGCCATCGGCGGTCTGGACGACGAGGGTGAGGGCTGTGTCGCCGGGCCGCCGGCGAAGAGCACGTTCGGCTTTCCGACCGCGCCGGACAAGCGCGGCGTCAAGGCCGGCTTCAAGGAGGGCGAGCACGAGGCGATCGACTACGACGTGCCCGATGGCACCGAGGTGCTGGCGGCCTCCGATGGCAAGGTCACCAAAGCCGGTACCGGTGAGATCCGGATCAAGCACGCCGAGGGCATCGAGAGCCGCTACAAATGGCTCAAGGAGAGCAAGGTCAACGAGGGTGACAAGGTCACCAAAGGACAGGTGATCGCGCTTTCCGGCAGTCACGACGAGAGCGACCCGGGCGCCAAAGGGCAGCACCTGCACTTCGAGTTGTGGCTGTCCGGCGACTCCGAGGACGTAGCCGGCGCGATCGACCCGGACAGCCTGATGAGCGAGGGCAGCGAGGGCGGCAGCGGCTGCGGCTGTGGCGGTTCCGGCTCGGAGGAGCTGGTCGGCTCGGACAACGTTCAGAAGGCCTTCAACTACTTCGTCGGCAAGGGTTACACCGCCGAGCAGTCGGCCGGGATCGTCGGCAACATGATGTGGGAGTCGGGCGTCGAGCCGATGCGGCTCCAGAACACTCCTCCCAGCGCCAAGACGCCCGCGAGCCAGGCGGCCGGTTCCAGCCTGGGCTGGGGCATCGTGCAGTGGACGCCGGCCGGCAAGTACATCAACGCCGCTCGGCGCGACGGTGCCGACGACAAGAAGATCGAGTCGCTCGAGCACCAGCTCTGGTTCCTGAACGAGCAGCTCGAGGGCCGTACGTCGTCGCCGGAGGCCGAGGCCGGCCGCGCCCAGAAGGCGGCCAAGACCGTCGAGGACGCCACCCGCGCGTTCGGTGGTAAGTACGAGCGCTTCGGCGGACACGAGAACCCGAACGAATCGTCCTGGGCCAAGCGCATCGCCTTCGCCAAGGACGTGCTGGGCACCAACGGTGGTGCCGGGGGCTGTGGTGGCGCGGGCAATGGCGACATCGTCGCGACGGCGCTGACGCTGGCCTGGAAGAAGAACGTGCCGAACTCGGTGAACAAGAGCGCGGCCACCCCGGCGTACCAGGACGCGATGCCGAAGTACAACGGCAGCACCGGTACCGACGAGTGGAGCGACTGTGGCGTGTTCGTCGCCACGGTGGTGGTGATGAGCGGGGTCGACCCGGACTATCCACGCCGCGGGACGGGGACTCAGCTGCCCTACCTGCAGAACAGCCCGAAGTGGGAGACGATCCCGTTCAACGACACCAGCCAGCTTAAGCCGGGCGACATCCTGATCATGAGCCGCAGTGGCGGTATCGGGCACACCTACATCTACACCGGCAAAATCGACTGGGAGGATGGCGGCAACTACAACGGGGTCTCGGCTTCCCTGCACGACCGCATCCCCGAGCCGACCACGGCCCAGGTCGAGCCCAACTACTACATCGCCCGCGCCAAGGCGAGCGCCAAACCTTAGGAGCAGTGGCTGATGCTGGAGGATTACCGGCGCGTCTGGGTTGTCGGCGGGGTGGTGGGCCTGGTCCTCGTCCTGGGGTTCTTGGGCTATCTCGTCTTCGGGCCAGGGCCGAAGTCGCAGGTGACGTTCAACTCGATCCCGGGCGACCTGACCCTGCGCATCGACGGCAAGGTGAAACCGGCCAACGGCGTCACCGAGATCCGCGAGGGCGTGCACGAGCTGACCGCGGAGCGCAGCGGCTTCACCACGATCACCCGCGAGATCGAGGTCAAGGACGGTGAGCCGCAGGCGTTCGACATCTTCCTCGACGCCTCTGGGCCCGAGGGGCGCCGCTGGCTCGAGGAGCATCCGGAAGCGGCCATCGAGGCCGAGGGCCACGGCAGCCGGGAGTACGAGAACAACGCTGAGCGCAAGACCGCCAAGTACCCGATCGTGGCGCAGCTGCCCCGGCTCACCCGCGAGTACCGGATGGACTACGGCATGTCGAAGGCCACTCCGAACGACCCGCTGGCCGTCGCCTTCTACATCACGATCCATTTTCCGGAAGGCAAGGAGTACGCCCGGGAGTGGATCCGCTCGCAGGGCGTCGATCCGGACTCGCTGGAGCTGATCTACCGGACCAGCTGAACCCCGGCAGCAAGTCCGAAATTGCCTTGACTTCAAGTGAGCTTGAGGCGCCAGGGTTGCGGACATGACGACGACCACGAGCATGCCGGGGCGCCGGACGAGCGGGTCGCACCGGACTTCGCCCGCCTATGTCACATCTGCCGGGCCTGTCTCGTCATGTCTTGTGTACGAATTTCTCCTGCGTGAAAGGCAGTCATGAGCTCAGCACTTGAAACCCTTCGCCGTGACTTCAGCGGCGACATCATCGAGCCCGGTGCGGCGGAGTACGAAGCGGCAAGTCGCGCGCTCTTGGCCGCGGGTACTCCGGTCTACGTCCTGCGGCCGCACAGCGTCGGCGACGTACAAGCTGGTGTCAGATTCGCGGCCGCCGCGGAGCTCGTGCTGTCCGTGCGAGGCGGCAGCCATTCCTTTGCGGGCTTCGGCACCAACGACGGCGGCGTTGTGATCGAGCTGAGCAACCTCGCGACCGTGGAGGTCATCGACAAGGAGCGTCACCTGGTCCGGATCGGCGGCGGCGCCAAGTGGGGCCAGGTCGCGGCCGCCTTGGCTCCGCATGGCCTGGCGATCTCCTCGGGCGATACCAAGAGCGTCGGCGTCGGCGGGCTGACGCTGACCGGCGGCATCGGCTGGAAGGTCAGGAAGTACGGCCTGGCCATGGACAACGTGGTCGCCGTCGAGCTGGTCACCGCGACCGGCGAGGTCGTACGTGCGGCCGAAGACGAGAACCCGGAGCTGTTCTGGGCGATTCGCGGCGGCGGCGGCAACTTCGGGATCGTGACCGCCTTCGAATTCGCGGCGCACCCGACGACCGACGTCTACTTCGGCAAGATCAGCTTCCCGGCAGCGGAGGCGGCCGCCGTACTCCAGGGGTGGGCGGATTACCTCCGCACGGCCCCCGAGGAGCTCACCTCCATCGTGGACTTCGCCAACCCCTTCCTGGGTGGACCTGAGGCGCCGGTCGACGTCCACGTCGCCTTCGACGGCGATGACGCGGAGCTGGCCGCCAAGGCGATCGACCCGATCCGCCGGCTCGGTACGGTGCTCTCCGACGACGTCGTACTGAAGCCGTACGCGGACACGCTCGTGGACGGGATGATCCCGCCGCCGGGTATCAAGGTCATGACCCGAAGCGGCTTCGTTGACAAGGACTCGGTGCCGGAGGTGCTGCGGATCCTTGCCGAGGTCGGGGCGTCGGAGCGGCCGCCGTCCATCGCGGTTCGCAGCGTTGGCGGTGCCGTATCCCGAGTCGCCGACGACGCCACGGCGTACGCGCATCGCCAAGCGGAGTTGATGTTCGTGACCGCTCTCCCGGGCCCGGCGCCGGTAGTCGATGCCGCTCGTCCCGGCTTCGACGCGATCTGGGGGAGGCTCACACCTCACCTCAGTGGCGCCTACGCGAACTTCCTCGCCACGGCCACCGAGGAGGACGTCGCCGCGATCTATCCGGCAGAGACGTACGAGCGGCTCGCGGCGGTCAAGCGTCAGTACGACCCGAGCAACCTGTTCGCCGGCAACCACAACGTACTGCCCAAGTAAGGCATGACGCGGACTGAGGAATTCGAGGAGCTGCGGCCGCTGCTGTTCTCGATCGCCTACCGGATCCTCGGCAGTGTGAGCGAGGCCGAGGACGCGGTCCAGGAGACCTGGCTGCGGTATGAGGCCACCGGGACCCAGCCCAAGTCGGCCAAGGCGTTCCTGTCGACCGTGGTGACACGGATCGCGATCGACGTGCTGCGGTCGGCACGGGTCCGGCGGGAGGAGTACGTCGGGCCGTGGTTCCCCGAGCCGCTGCTGGCCGATCCGTACTCCGATCCAGAGCGTTCCGCGGAGCTGGCCGACTCGCTGTCGATGGCGGCCCTGCTGCTGCTCGAACGACTCAGCCCGCTCGAGCGCGCGGTCTTCGTATTGCGCGAGGTGTTCGGCTTCAGCTTCCGGGAGATCGCCTCGGTGGTGGACAGGTCGGAGGCGGCGTGCCGCCAGCTCTCGATCCGGGCGCGCCGCCACATGGACGCGGGCCGGCCCCGGTTCGAGGCCGACCGCAAGGAGCGCGAGCAACTCGCCGACCGATTCTTCGGCGCTCTCCGGGAAGGCGACGTCGACGGGCTGCGGGAGTTGCTGGCCGCTGACGTTCACATGGTCGGCGACGGTGGCGGCAAGACCCCGCACGCGGCCAGAGAGCTCTTCGGCTCCGAGGACGTGGCGGCGTTGCTCGCCGTACTCACCCCGTCGCTGATCCGGATCGGCGGCTCGGTGGAGGCGCACGAGGTGAACGGCCAGCCGGGCGCGATTCTCCGCGACCGGGACGGCAAGGTGCTCAACACCTTGCTGCTCGACATCGTCGACGGGCAGATCCAGACGATCCGGACGGTGAGCAACCCCGACAAGCTCGGG
Encoded here:
- a CDS encoding FAD-binding oxidoreductase: MSSALETLRRDFSGDIIEPGAAEYEAASRALLAAGTPVYVLRPHSVGDVQAGVRFAAAAELVLSVRGGSHSFAGFGTNDGGVVIELSNLATVEVIDKERHLVRIGGGAKWGQVAAALAPHGLAISSGDTKSVGVGGLTLTGGIGWKVRKYGLAMDNVVAVELVTATGEVVRAAEDENPELFWAIRGGGGNFGIVTAFEFAAHPTTDVYFGKISFPAAEAAAVLQGWADYLRTAPEELTSIVDFANPFLGGPEAPVDVHVAFDGDDAELAAKAIDPIRRLGTVLSDDVVLKPYADTLVDGMIPPPGIKVMTRSGFVDKDSVPEVLRILAEVGASERPPSIAVRSVGGAVSRVADDATAYAHRQAELMFVTALPGPAPVVDAARPGFDAIWGRLTPHLSGAYANFLATATEEDVAAIYPAETYERLAAVKRQYDPSNLFAGNHNVLPK
- a CDS encoding phage tail tip lysozyme; translated protein: MGDNKFLMIMIGIITMVLLPFIIVIALILGAIGGLDDEGEGCVAGPPAKSTFGFPTAPDKRGVKAGFKEGEHEAIDYDVPDGTEVLAASDGKVTKAGTGEIRIKHAEGIESRYKWLKESKVNEGDKVTKGQVIALSGSHDESDPGAKGQHLHFELWLSGDSEDVAGAIDPDSLMSEGSEGGSGCGCGGSGSEELVGSDNVQKAFNYFVGKGYTAEQSAGIVGNMMWESGVEPMRLQNTPPSAKTPASQAAGSSLGWGIVQWTPAGKYINAARRDGADDKKIESLEHQLWFLNEQLEGRTSSPEAEAGRAQKAAKTVEDATRAFGGKYERFGGHENPNESSWAKRIAFAKDVLGTNGGAGGCGGAGNGDIVATALTLAWKKNVPNSVNKSAATPAYQDAMPKYNGSTGTDEWSDCGVFVATVVVMSGVDPDYPRRGTGTQLPYLQNSPKWETIPFNDTSQLKPGDILIMSRSGGIGHTYIYTGKIDWEDGGNYNGVSASLHDRIPEPTTAQVEPNYYIARAKASAKP
- a CDS encoding RNA polymerase sigma-70 factor, translated to MTRTEEFEELRPLLFSIAYRILGSVSEAEDAVQETWLRYEATGTQPKSAKAFLSTVVTRIAIDVLRSARVRREEYVGPWFPEPLLADPYSDPERSAELADSLSMAALLLLERLSPLERAVFVLREVFGFSFREIASVVDRSEAACRQLSIRARRHMDAGRPRFEADRKEREQLADRFFGALREGDVDGLRELLAADVHMVGDGGGKTPHAARELFGSEDVAALLAVLTPSLIRIGGSVEAHEVNGQPGAILRDRDGKVLNTLLLDIVDGQIQTIRTVSNPDKLGHVGPVADAWAVFNEARRSME
- a CDS encoding S-layer protein — protein: MLEDYRRVWVVGGVVGLVLVLGFLGYLVFGPGPKSQVTFNSIPGDLTLRIDGKVKPANGVTEIREGVHELTAERSGFTTITREIEVKDGEPQAFDIFLDASGPEGRRWLEEHPEAAIEAEGHGSREYENNAERKTAKYPIVAQLPRLTREYRMDYGMSKATPNDPLAVAFYITIHFPEGKEYAREWIRSQGVDPDSLELIYRTS